DNA sequence from the Sardina pilchardus chromosome 23, fSarPil1.1, whole genome shotgun sequence genome:
GATAATGTAATAGGAATCGTGTATTATTTGGGGAAATGCTATATATGTTCTATAATATTGTAATAGGAACAATACGAAGGGCATATAGAGAGGTATTGCAGAATATCATGCGAAGTATTATGCACTGCTGTACAAAtctaacagtaggcctattactaATTCATAGTTCAAGGGCTGCTTTACCACAATAGTCCACAATAACCTGCGCTTTTGCTCCTGACAGATCTTCTGGTCATGTCTCATTCTTTGGGTTGAGCGGGTGTTTTTCTTGAGGCTGCATCAGCCTAGGCCCGTTTTGGTATTTCTTCAattcgtgtttttttttcctgtggcGATGGAAAGAACAGACATGCCAGAGCGCGCAGCGCAGAGCGCATGGAGGCCTGGAGAAGGAAGTGAAAGAGAAGCTGGGCGGGGAGATGACTTGGTGCCGTTTGCAGACTAAAATGGATTCTTTGGGTAAATAACGGCCAGCAGAGGCGATTTGAGCTCTCAGCTGAAAGGTCACCTGCGTTTGCACATTATTTAAAACTCCCCGTTTCCCATGACACCTTCTTCTTCGAGACTCTAAATATCAAGACGGAGGTGCATGGAATGGTGACATTTATTAGCATACATCATTTGCATTCATTTATGCATATTACACATTAAAAGTGTAGATAGTCAAATCAGCACACCCTGGTTCAGGTAGGCATAGGCTAATTACAGAAAAGAGACAATAACGTTTCTTAACACAAAGATGTATGTTGGCTTAGTTTGTTTCCTGAAAACTCATGCACGCTTATTGTTCCGGGTTCCCACTAAATTATACGTAAAACTTAAGTTTTAAATACTTGACGTGATCCGGGTGTTATCAAGGTAAACAAATAACAGAAAAAGTAAATCGTTGGTAGTTTTAACAGACGCCGTTATTGGAGGTAAAGAGTTAACGGTACGTCCATCTTGGCAGTGAGCCTCCGCCCACGCGAGCGCGCTCAGCCCCCTCACACCAACCTTTAAAAACGTCTCGCGCTCAGAAGCCGCGACTCCCGGAGGAGACTTTTCGCCGAACTCGCAGTCATGGCACAGGCGGACAAGATGAGCGGAGATAACGGCGGATCCGTTTTTCCAGACATCGTCGAGCTTAACGTTGGCGGCCAGGTGTATGTGACGCGGCACGCGACTCTGCTGGCTGTGCCGAGCTCACGCCTCTGGACCATGTTCAGCCAACGGAGCCCCGCGGAGCTCAGCAGAGACAGCAAGGGCCGCTTCTTCATTGACCGCGACGGGGCTCTGTTCAGATATATTCTGGATTACCTGCGGAACTTGACGCTCGTGTTGCCAGATTATTTCAGGGAGAGGGCGAGTCTCCAAAAAGAGGCAGACTTTTTCCAGCTACACGATCTGTCTAAACGTCTCCTATCCTTGACGAGCAAAGAAAACTCCCCGAGCGAGGAGGTGTGTCGTGGCGATCCTGAGGAAGCTATGCTCGGGGCTCTTGCGAGCACGAGCCTGGCTGCGTCTCCCGGCAGCACAACAAACCCCTGCTCGCCCTCTCTTGACCCACGGAAGGCGGGCTACATCACCATCGGGTACCGCGGTTCCTACACCATCGGGAGGGACATTCAAACAGATCACAAGTTCCGGCGTGTGGCGAGGATTACCGTGTGTGGAAAGACGTCCCTCGCCAAAGAAGTTTTTGGCGAGAATCTGAACGAGAGCAGGGACCCAGACCGACCCCCGGAGAGATACACATCCCGGTACTACCTCAAGTATAACTTCTTGGAGCAAGCCTTCGATCAGCTCTCAGATGCGGGCTTTCACATGGTCGCGTGCAGCTCCACGGGCACTTGCGCCTACACAAGTAACGATCCGAACGAAGACAAGGTGTGGAGCAGCTACACCGAGTACGTCTTCTGCCGGGACTGAACGTTCTGAACGGTCGAAAAGCTTTCAGCCATCAAGAAGTATCTATTAGCCTATCAACATGTAAACGTCTTCGGACGACAGTGGACCTTTATGCGCATAGTCTATTTATGATAATGGCGATTTTCTATCCAGACATGGAATTTAATGCATAGTTCTGTGACCTGTTAATAGTTATATTCATAAACAACTtcagattttgttttattaCAAGTTGTATGTAAAGCAAAGTCTTAATCTTCAAAGCTTTATATTGGTTTGAGTGTTAATTTGGACTCTCAAAATCTATATTTGTCAAACACCtgacgactgtgtgtgtgtttaatgccaGGGCAAATGAGTTGGACAGAGAGACTCTTGCTTCAGTTCCTCTGTGTGTCCAGAGCCGCACTGCCACAACAACTTCTTCTGGAGATCTTATTGCATTTTGCCTTGTTTATGCCGTGCCAAATTTAATATGGGAGCAGTTCACTGCCCAGCTACGCTTTGTGTGCCCTCTCCCAGGGTCTGTGGagtcacacacgcaaacacacacacagccacacacacacacacacacacacactggctgaggCAGTTTTTTTTATGGAAACTATTATAAGTGTTTATACTAGAATTTTGTATatttaaagaaagctttaatttgctatttgtgtgtgtatgtcagtcctgtacgctgagtgtgtgtgtgtgtgtgtgtgtgtgtgtgtgtgtctgccttgtAGGCtgatatgactgtgtgtgtgtgtgtgttctgtgggctggtgtgagtgtgtgagtgtgtgtatggctaccctgtaggcttgtgtgtgtgtgtgtgtgtgtgtgtgtatgactgccctggcttgtgtgtgtgtgtgtgtgtgtgtgtgtgtgtgtgtgtgtgtgtatgactgccctgtaggcttgtgtgtgtgtgtgtgtgtgtgtgcgtgtgtgcgtgtgtgtgtgtgagtgtgtgtgtgtatggctacgctgtaggcatgtgtgtttgtgtgtgtgttcatgttgcaGACCTTTGACACCCCCTCCCTTCTACTCAACTCTGTCTGCCActgatgtccacacacacacagagagacaaacacacacacacacacacacacacacacacacacactcagacacacacacacagacacagacacacatacacagacacacatacacacacatcagctcttGTTGCTGCTGatgttcacacacgcacacacatatcagcTTTTGTTGCcactaatatacacacatacacgcgtgcacacacatacacacacacacacacacacactaatatacgcacatacacgcgcgcgcacgcacacacacacacacacttacacacacttacacacacatacacacacacatacacatatacacacttacacacacacacacacacacacacacacttacacacacatacacacttaaatacacacacacacacacacacacacacacacacacacacacatatagtcagCTCTGTCACTGATGTCTGCTTGCTCCTGTCACACTGTGCCCCGTGGCATGGGGGCGTTATgggtgaggggaggaggggttAGGGGTTTAATGGACCAGAACCATGGAGGGGGGTGCTGTCGGTTCAGGGTGTATTTTCAGCATCTGTTTTTGACACATTGTGCAGCAATCGTCACAGGGACTGAAAATATCTGGCGGAAGCTGTgtgccccaccacacacacacacacacacacacacacacacacacaccaacatacacatacacatacacatacacatacacacacactggactgccCTCTGGCAGGATGCTGTTCGCCGGCCAAATCTTGTTTGTTCAACCCATGATGCTGTGACTCCAccccgaccacacacacacacacacacacacacacacacacacacatgatatttGCACTCTGTCGTCCATGTAAATAAACCCATTTGCATTTGTTCAGTCGCATGGCTCTTCAGTGTGCTGAAAATAAAATAGCAGCATTCAGCGATGCGTATGGAAATGAGTGTTAACTCCAATTCCCCGAAGCCTGACGGCTCACCGCCGCTCACTATGGACCTCCAGCGACCCtcaggagtacacacacacacacacatgacacgaCACA
Encoded proteins:
- the kctd12.2 gene encoding BTB/POZ domain-containing protein KCTD12.2, giving the protein MAQADKMSGDNGGSVFPDIVELNVGGQVYVTRHATLLAVPSSRLWTMFSQRSPAELSRDSKGRFFIDRDGALFRYILDYLRNLTLVLPDYFRERASLQKEADFFQLHDLSKRLLSLTSKENSPSEEVCRGDPEEAMLGALASTSLAASPGSTTNPCSPSLDPRKAGYITIGYRGSYTIGRDIQTDHKFRRVARITVCGKTSLAKEVFGENLNESRDPDRPPERYTSRYYLKYNFLEQAFDQLSDAGFHMVACSSTGTCAYTSNDPNEDKVWSSYTEYVFCRD